In the genome of Pseudomonas sp. HS6, one region contains:
- a CDS encoding ABC transporter substrate-binding protein — MSKRLPFAPLAAAIGLGFSLIAGSLVAPTVAHAEGEIRIAEQFGIVYLLLNVVRDQGLIEKYGKQEGLDIKVDWTQLSGGAAVNDALLSGSIDIAGAGVGPLLTIWDRTHGKQNVKAVASLGNFPYYLVSNNPKVKTIADFTEKDRIAVPAVGVSVQSRFLQYAAAKQWGDKEFNRLDKYTIAVPHPDATAALIAGGTELTGHFSNPPFQDQALQNPNVHVVLNSYDILGPNSPTVLFATEKFRNDNPKTYKAFVEALTEAAQFAQNDKGAAADTYIRVTKAKIDRAELLKIIDNPQFEFSVTPKNTYPLAEFLYRVGAIKNKPESWKDYFFQDAKPLQGS, encoded by the coding sequence ATGTCCAAACGTCTTCCATTCGCACCGCTGGCGGCGGCCATCGGCCTCGGTTTCAGCCTGATCGCCGGCAGCCTGGTGGCGCCGACTGTGGCCCACGCCGAAGGTGAAATCCGCATCGCCGAGCAGTTCGGCATTGTCTATTTATTGCTCAATGTCGTGCGCGATCAGGGGCTGATCGAGAAGTACGGCAAGCAGGAAGGCCTCGACATCAAGGTCGACTGGACTCAGTTGTCGGGCGGCGCGGCGGTCAACGATGCGCTGCTTTCCGGTTCCATCGACATTGCCGGTGCCGGCGTCGGGCCGTTGCTGACCATCTGGGATCGCACCCACGGCAAGCAGAACGTCAAAGCCGTGGCCTCGCTGGGCAACTTCCCGTACTACCTCGTCAGCAACAATCCCAAGGTCAAAACCATCGCCGACTTCACCGAGAAGGATCGCATCGCGGTGCCGGCGGTTGGCGTTTCCGTGCAGTCGCGCTTCTTGCAATACGCGGCGGCCAAGCAGTGGGGCGACAAGGAATTCAATCGCCTCGACAAGTACACCATCGCGGTTCCGCACCCGGACGCCACCGCTGCGCTGATTGCCGGCGGCACCGAGCTGACCGGGCATTTCTCCAACCCGCCGTTCCAGGATCAGGCGCTGCAGAATCCGAACGTACATGTGGTGCTCAATTCCTACGACATCCTCGGCCCGAACTCGCCAACGGTGCTGTTCGCCACCGAGAAATTCCGCAACGACAACCCGAAGACCTACAAGGCGTTTGTCGAAGCGCTGACCGAAGCCGCGCAATTTGCGCAGAACGATAAAGGCGCGGCGGCGGACACTTATATCCGCGTGACCAAGGCCAAGATCGACCGCGCCGAACTGCTGAAAATCATCGACAACCCGCAGTTCGAATTCAGCGTCACGCCGAAAAACACCTACCCGCTGGCCGAGTTCCTCTACCGCGTCGGCGCGATCAAGAACAAGCCTGAATCGTGGAAGGACTACTTCTTCCAGGACGCCAAACCGCTGCAAGGGAGCTGA
- a CDS encoding TauD/TfdA family dioxygenase, producing MSAATATSSAATVAPQTFEIRPFSGAVGAEIIGLDLTGPVNEEDFARIHRAHLDHHVVVFRDQRITPQQQIDFSRRFGVLQIHVLKQFLLANHPEILIVSNIVENGQNIGLGDAGKFWHSDLSYKELPSLGSMLHAQELPSEGGDTLFADMHKAWDSLPDALRKAVEGRSAAHSYTARYSETKFEGNWRPTLTPEQLAQVAEVVHPVVRTHPENGRKALFVSEGFTTRIVGLPEDESKQLLDELYAHSVQPQNIYRHQWQPHDLVFWDNRSLIHLAAGCPAHLRRKLYRTTIQGDAPF from the coding sequence ATGTCCGCAGCTACTGCTACCTCAAGCGCCGCGACTGTCGCGCCGCAAACCTTCGAGATCCGCCCGTTCAGCGGTGCCGTCGGCGCCGAAATCATCGGCCTCGACCTGACAGGTCCGGTCAACGAAGAGGATTTCGCCCGCATCCACCGCGCGCACCTCGATCACCACGTCGTGGTGTTCCGCGACCAGCGCATCACCCCGCAACAACAGATCGATTTCAGCCGCCGCTTCGGTGTGTTGCAGATCCACGTGCTCAAGCAATTCCTGCTAGCGAACCACCCGGAAATCCTCATCGTTTCCAACATCGTCGAAAACGGCCAGAACATTGGCCTCGGTGATGCCGGCAAATTCTGGCACTCGGACCTTTCCTATAAAGAGCTGCCGAGCCTCGGCTCGATGCTGCACGCCCAGGAGCTGCCGTCCGAAGGTGGCGACACCCTGTTCGCTGACATGCACAAAGCCTGGGACAGCCTGCCCGACGCGCTGCGCAAAGCCGTCGAAGGCCGCTCGGCTGCGCATTCCTACACCGCGCGCTACAGCGAAACCAAATTCGAAGGGAACTGGCGCCCGACCCTGACCCCGGAGCAATTGGCTCAAGTCGCCGAGGTCGTGCACCCGGTTGTTCGCACCCACCCGGAAAACGGCCGCAAGGCGTTGTTCGTCAGTGAAGGCTTCACCACCCGCATCGTCGGCCTGCCGGAGGACGAGAGCAAGCAACTGCTCGACGAGCTCTACGCCCACAGCGTGCAGCCGCAGAACATCTATCGCCACCAATGGCAGCCCCACGACCTGGTGTTCTGGGACAACCGTTCGCTGATTCACCTTGCCGCCGGTTGCCCTGCGCACCTGCGCCGCAAGCTGTATCGCACCACCATCCAGGGCGACGCGCCTTTCTGA
- a CDS encoding ABC transporter permease, translating to MSHSSSVRQEFEIELQPLTSVPVERELPLGQRLWQQGWLRKSVILILLAVLWEVVARVQNNDLLLPSFLQTSSALYDGLLSGELLGKVWISLVVLLKGYLIGIVLAFALTTLAVSTQFGRDLLSTLTSMFNPLPAIALLPLALLWFGLGQNSLIFVLVHSVLWALALNTYAGFLGVSETLRMAGRNYGLKGMRFVLFILIPAALPSILAGLKIGWAFAWRTLIAAELVFGATSGKGGLGWYIFQNRNELYTDKVFAGLAVVILIGLLVENLVFDTLERVTVKRWGMQR from the coding sequence ATGAGCCATTCATCATCTGTACGTCAAGAATTCGAAATCGAACTGCAGCCGCTGACCAGCGTGCCGGTGGAGCGCGAATTACCGCTGGGCCAGCGTCTGTGGCAACAGGGTTGGTTGCGCAAAAGCGTGATCCTGATTCTGCTCGCGGTGCTCTGGGAAGTGGTCGCCCGGGTACAGAACAATGATTTGTTGCTGCCAAGTTTCTTGCAGACCAGTTCTGCGCTGTATGACGGCCTGCTCAGCGGCGAACTGCTGGGCAAAGTATGGATTTCCCTTGTGGTGCTGCTCAAGGGGTATCTGATCGGCATCGTCCTGGCATTTGCCCTGACCACGCTGGCGGTTTCGACGCAGTTCGGCCGGGATCTGCTGAGCACCCTGACTTCGATGTTCAACCCGTTGCCGGCCATTGCGCTGCTACCACTGGCGTTGTTGTGGTTTGGATTAGGGCAGAACAGCCTGATTTTCGTACTCGTGCATTCGGTGCTGTGGGCGCTGGCGCTGAACACTTATGCCGGGTTTCTCGGCGTCTCGGAAACCCTGCGCATGGCCGGGCGCAACTACGGTTTGAAAGGCATGCGCTTCGTGCTGTTCATCCTGATTCCGGCGGCGCTGCCGTCGATCCTCGCCGGGCTGAAAATCGGCTGGGCCTTCGCCTGGCGTACCCTGATCGCCGCCGAACTGGTGTTCGGTGCCACCAGCGGCAAGGGTGGCCTGGGCTGGTACATCTTCCAGAACCGCAACGAGCTGTACACCGACAAGGTGTTTGCCGGTCTGGCCGTGGTGATCCTCATCGGTTTGCTGGTGGAGAATCTGGTGTTCGACACGCTGGAGCGGGTGACGGTGAAGCGCTGGGGGATGCAGCGCTGA
- a CDS encoding type I secretion system permease/ATPase, producing the protein MESEVSRVHLSHDPRALHDDPLLDGLLALCMLHQKPASAAMLTTGLPLPKQRLSVELLPRAAARAGLQGRVLQRKLEEIPAIAMPALLLLKDGRSAVLLGWQGENEARVLLSESDGGESLVNRELLNDDYLGKVFFAQPQHKFDVNHGTLIPRARSWFRDTLKRSRWLYVDAIAASFLINIIAMAAPLFVMNVYDRVVPNQAEATLWVLALGITGAYIFDLILKSLRSLCLDLAGKKTDLIISATLFERIVGMAMKYRPARVGSFAQNIHEFQSLRDFLASLTLTSLIDLPFTILIFIVIAILGGHLVWIPVLAFPIALLIGYALQKPLVATMERTMALGAERQSSLIETLAGLDAVKVNNAESERQYQWEQTIGTLSRLELRVKMLSGLAMNITLLIQQLAGVIMIVFGVYQIIAGNLSMGGLIACYMLSGRALSPLASLSGLLTRYQQARVTMTSVDQMMELPQERNFEERPLSRKVLQGAIECRQLNFTYPDQQNPALKNINLVIRPGEKIGIIGRSGSGKSSLAKLLVGLYQPDDGALLVDGVDIRQIDVSELRYNIGYVPQDIQLLAGTLRDNLISGARYVEDELVLQAAELAGVHEFARLHPQGYELQVGERGQNLSGGQRQNVALARALLLNPPILLLDEPTSAMDNTGEERLKQRLAAVVENKTVVLVTHRASLLSLVDRLLVIDRGQILADGPKAAVMEALKKGQISVA; encoded by the coding sequence GTGGAATCAGAAGTCAGTCGAGTTCATCTCAGTCATGATCCACGCGCGTTGCACGACGATCCGTTACTGGATGGTCTGCTCGCCCTTTGCATGCTGCACCAGAAACCCGCCAGCGCGGCGATGCTGACCACCGGTCTGCCGCTGCCCAAGCAACGCCTGAGTGTCGAGCTGCTGCCCCGTGCGGCGGCGCGCGCCGGGCTGCAGGGGCGGGTGCTGCAACGCAAGCTGGAAGAGATTCCCGCCATCGCCATGCCGGCGCTGTTGCTGCTCAAGGATGGCCGCAGCGCTGTCCTGCTCGGCTGGCAGGGTGAGAACGAAGCCCGGGTGCTGCTCAGCGAAAGCGACGGCGGCGAGTCCCTCGTCAACCGTGAGCTGCTGAACGACGATTACCTCGGCAAAGTGTTCTTCGCCCAACCCCAACACAAATTCGACGTCAACCACGGCACGCTGATTCCGCGCGCCCGCTCGTGGTTCCGCGACACCCTCAAGCGTTCGCGCTGGCTGTACGTTGACGCCATCGCCGCCAGTTTCCTGATCAACATCATCGCCATGGCCGCGCCGCTGTTCGTGATGAACGTCTACGATCGCGTAGTGCCGAACCAGGCCGAAGCGACCCTGTGGGTCCTCGCGCTGGGCATCACCGGCGCCTACATCTTCGACCTGATCCTCAAGAGCCTGCGCAGCCTGTGCCTGGATCTGGCGGGCAAGAAAACCGACCTGATCATCTCCGCCACGCTGTTCGAACGTATCGTCGGCATGGCCATGAAGTACCGGCCGGCGCGGGTCGGCAGCTTTGCCCAGAACATCCACGAGTTTCAAAGCCTGCGCGACTTCCTCGCCTCGCTGACCCTGACCAGCCTGATCGACCTGCCGTTCACCATTTTGATCTTCATCGTCATCGCCATTCTCGGCGGGCATCTGGTGTGGATTCCGGTGCTGGCCTTCCCGATTGCGCTGCTGATCGGCTACGCACTGCAAAAGCCGCTGGTGGCAACCATGGAACGCACCATGGCGCTGGGTGCCGAGCGTCAATCGAGCCTGATCGAAACCCTCGCCGGCCTCGACGCGGTGAAGGTCAACAACGCCGAAAGCGAACGCCAGTACCAGTGGGAACAAACCATCGGCACCCTCAGCCGCCTCGAACTGCGGGTGAAAATGCTCTCCGGCCTGGCGATGAACATCACCCTGCTGATCCAGCAACTGGCCGGTGTGATCATGATCGTCTTTGGCGTGTACCAGATCATCGCCGGCAACCTGAGCATGGGCGGTCTGATTGCCTGCTACATGCTCAGTGGCCGCGCACTGAGCCCGCTGGCGTCACTGTCCGGTCTGCTGACCCGTTATCAGCAGGCGCGGGTGACCATGACCTCGGTCGACCAGATGATGGAGCTGCCGCAAGAGCGCAATTTCGAAGAGCGCCCGCTGAGCCGCAAGGTCCTGCAAGGCGCCATCGAATGCCGTCAGCTCAACTTCACCTACCCGGATCAACAGAACCCGGCGTTGAAGAACATCAACCTGGTGATCCGTCCCGGAGAGAAGATCGGCATCATCGGCCGCAGTGGTTCGGGCAAGAGCTCGCTGGCCAAACTGCTGGTCGGCCTGTATCAGCCGGACGACGGCGCGCTGCTGGTGGACGGCGTCGACATCCGTCAGATCGACGTCAGCGAGCTGCGCTACAACATCGGCTACGTGCCCCAGGACATCCAGTTGCTGGCCGGCACTCTGCGCGACAACCTGATTTCCGGCGCTCGTTACGTCGAGGACGAACTGGTGCTGCAAGCCGCCGAACTGGCCGGCGTGCATGAATTCGCCCGCCTACATCCGCAGGGTTATGAACTGCAAGTCGGCGAGCGCGGACAGAACCTGTCCGGCGGCCAGCGGCAGAACGTCGCCCTGGCCCGGGCGCTATTGCTCAATCCGCCGATCCTGCTTCTCGACGAACCGACCAGTGCCATGGACAACACCGGCGAAGAACGCCTCAAGCAACGCCTGGCTGCAGTCGTTGAAAACAAAACCGTGGTGCTGGTGACGCACCGGGCATCGCTGCTGTCGCTGGTGGATCGTCTGCTGGTGATCGACCGCGGGCAGATTCTCGCCGATGGCCCGAAAGCCGCCGTGATGGAAGCGTTGAAGAAGGGGCAGATCAGTGTTGCTTAA
- a CDS encoding LysR family transcriptional regulator codes for MQLPDMNLLVALDALLDEGSVVGAARRMNLSPAAMSRTLTRIREAIGDPILVRAGRGLVPTPKALALREQVRDVVEQAALLFRSADAVELGTLRRRFSIRANDFFVGVYGGKLFDTLDQQAPHCELRFVPEGDGDDEALREGRIDLSVSNTRPLSPEVKVQNLFSTHFVGLVREDHPLLDGEITAERYAGFSHISMSRRGIARGPIDTALNALGLERRVAVIAPSFHAAMFALPDSDLILPVPKEALLSVRRLGLKLRSFDLPIPLPTLMLTQAWHPRFDKDPAHRWLRETLKTCCDETWLAAQP; via the coding sequence ATGCAACTTCCGGACATGAACCTGTTGGTCGCCCTCGACGCCTTGCTCGACGAGGGCAGCGTGGTGGGCGCCGCGCGGCGGATGAACCTCAGCCCGGCGGCCATGAGTCGCACGCTGACGCGGATTCGCGAAGCCATAGGCGATCCGATTCTGGTTCGTGCTGGCCGGGGGTTGGTGCCGACGCCCAAGGCGCTGGCGCTGCGCGAACAGGTGCGGGACGTGGTCGAGCAGGCGGCGCTGCTGTTTCGCTCGGCCGATGCTGTCGAGTTGGGCACGTTGCGCCGGCGGTTCAGCATTCGCGCCAACGATTTTTTCGTCGGCGTGTACGGCGGCAAGCTGTTCGACACCCTCGATCAGCAGGCACCGCACTGCGAACTGCGCTTCGTCCCTGAGGGCGATGGCGACGATGAAGCACTGCGCGAAGGGCGGATCGATCTGAGTGTCAGCAACACCCGCCCGCTGAGCCCGGAAGTCAAAGTACAGAACCTGTTCTCCACCCACTTCGTCGGTCTGGTACGTGAAGATCACCCGTTGCTTGATGGTGAAATCACCGCCGAGCGTTACGCCGGTTTTTCCCACATCAGCATGTCCCGTCGAGGCATCGCCCGTGGGCCTATCGACACCGCTTTGAATGCCTTGGGGCTGGAGCGGCGAGTCGCTGTGATCGCGCCCAGTTTCCACGCGGCGATGTTCGCCCTGCCGGACTCCGACCTGATCCTGCCGGTGCCCAAGGAAGCGCTGCTCAGCGTGCGGCGATTGGGGTTGAAGCTGCGCTCGTTCGACCTGCCGATCCCGTTGCCGACGCTGATGCTGACTCAGGCCTGGCACCCGCGTTTCGACAAGGATCCGGCCCACCGCTGGCTGCGTGAGACCCTCAAGACCTGCTGCGACGAGACCTGGCTGGCGGCGCAGCCCTGA
- a CDS encoding TolC family outer membrane protein: MRSPLFKALPFALAASFAQAQSLPEAMQQALDVHPEIQAGVNSRLAADYQLKAAKGGYLPKVDLLGGYGREGTDSVTTRANGGGNHWETLNRSESSLRLSQMVFDGFATSSEVGRQQATVNSRAYSLLGTSERTALTVAQVYLDVLTRREFVRLADENLKSHQRIYDQIQLRTQRGVGSGADLDQAEARMAQARNNLITEQTNLADSETNFLSAVGQMPDQLERPAPFMAMMPANLNEARTQMLENSPILRSAESDIAAAEKQYETAKSTFYPRFDAELGRTADNDLDGQNGHNNEWQAMLRMRFNLYSGGSNKADLESKSYLSNQALDIRNNALRQLNEELGLAWNALNNANAQVPIAQQYVDHSTAVRTAYQRQFSLGERTLLDLLDSENELFTASRRLAEIKNIQLFTQYRIKATMGELLKSQGVVAPMASVVQNDVKPKVQLPGMN; the protein is encoded by the coding sequence ATGCGTTCGCCCCTGTTCAAGGCTCTACCTTTCGCACTCGCCGCGTCTTTTGCTCAAGCACAATCCTTACCGGAAGCCATGCAACAGGCACTGGATGTCCATCCGGAAATCCAGGCAGGGGTCAACAGTCGATTGGCTGCGGATTATCAGTTAAAGGCTGCCAAAGGTGGATACCTGCCGAAGGTCGATCTGCTCGGCGGTTATGGCCGTGAAGGCACCGACAGCGTTACTACCCGCGCCAACGGCGGCGGCAATCACTGGGAAACCCTGAACCGCTCCGAGTCGAGTCTGCGCCTGTCGCAAATGGTTTTTGACGGTTTTGCGACGTCCAGCGAAGTCGGGCGTCAACAAGCCACCGTCAACTCTCGCGCCTATTCCTTGCTTGGTACTTCGGAGCGCACCGCGCTGACCGTGGCTCAGGTTTATCTGGATGTGCTGACCCGTCGCGAATTCGTGCGCCTGGCCGACGAGAACCTCAAGAGCCACCAGCGCATCTATGACCAGATCCAGTTGCGCACCCAGCGCGGCGTCGGCAGCGGTGCGGACCTCGACCAGGCCGAAGCGCGGATGGCCCAGGCCCGCAACAACCTGATCACCGAGCAGACCAATCTCGCCGACTCGGAAACCAACTTCCTCAGCGCTGTCGGCCAGATGCCCGATCAGTTGGAGCGTCCGGCACCGTTCATGGCGATGATGCCGGCCAACCTCAACGAAGCGCGCACGCAGATGCTGGAAAACAGCCCGATCCTGCGCTCGGCCGAGTCCGATATCGCCGCAGCCGAGAAGCAGTACGAAACCGCCAAGTCGACCTTCTACCCACGCTTCGACGCCGAGCTGGGCCGCACCGCCGACAACGACCTCGACGGCCAGAACGGTCACAACAATGAATGGCAGGCGATGTTGCGCATGCGCTTCAACCTGTACTCCGGCGGCAGCAACAAGGCTGATCTGGAATCCAAGTCCTACCTGTCGAACCAGGCACTGGACATCCGCAACAACGCCCTGCGTCAGTTGAATGAAGAACTGGGCCTGGCCTGGAACGCCCTGAACAACGCCAACGCCCAGGTGCCGATCGCTCAGCAGTACGTTGATCACAGCACCGCAGTGCGCACCGCTTACCAGCGTCAGTTCAGCCTCGGCGAACGAACCCTGCTGGATTTGCTCGACAGTGAAAACGAACTGTTCACCGCTTCGCGCCGTCTGGCCGAGATCAAAAACATTCAGTTATTTACTCAGTATCGAATCAAGGCGACCATGGGCGAGTTGCTCAAGAGCCAGGGAGTGGTCGCACCGATGGCATCCGTTGTGCAGAACGACGTGAAGCCCAAGGTCCAACTGCCCGGGATGAATTGA
- a CDS encoding HlyD family type I secretion periplasmic adaptor subunit, with protein MLLKSGFKDSIRRYFKGSASLQGQPLPEVNKALIEDAPRVVRLTIWAIIGFFVFLMLWANFAVIDEVTKGDGKAIPSSKIQKIQNLEGGIVSELFVKEGQIVEAGAPLIRLDDTRFASNVGETEADRLSMLLRVERLSAEVDDRPLNFPEDVLKAVPGQAKSEESLYVSRRQQLHDEVGGLQEQLIQRQQELREFTSKQAQYRQQLGLQRQEINMSEPLVAQGAVSPVEVLRLKRAEVETRGQLDATTLAIPRAESAIKEVQRKIDETRGKFRSEALTQLNEARTDLNKAQATGKALEDRVSRTLVTSPVRGIVNKMLVNTIGGVIQPGSDLLEIVPLDDTLLVEAKIRPQDIAFLHPGQEATVKFTAYDYTIYGGLKAKLEQIGADTITDEDKKTTYYIIKLRTDRSHLGTDEKPLLIIPGMVASVDIITGKKTVLSYLLKPIIRARAEALHER; from the coding sequence GTGTTGCTTAAGTCGGGTTTCAAGGATTCGATCCGTCGCTACTTCAAGGGCTCTGCCTCGTTGCAGGGCCAGCCGCTGCCAGAGGTCAACAAGGCCTTGATCGAGGATGCGCCACGCGTGGTGCGCCTGACGATCTGGGCAATCATCGGTTTCTTCGTGTTCCTGATGCTGTGGGCAAACTTCGCCGTGATCGATGAAGTGACCAAGGGCGACGGCAAGGCGATTCCCTCGTCGAAGATCCAGAAAATCCAGAACCTCGAGGGCGGGATCGTCTCCGAGCTGTTCGTCAAGGAAGGCCAGATCGTCGAGGCCGGCGCACCGTTGATTCGCCTGGATGACACGCGATTCGCTTCCAACGTCGGCGAAACCGAAGCGGATCGCTTGTCGATGCTGCTGCGGGTCGAGCGCCTGAGCGCCGAGGTCGATGACCGGCCGCTGAATTTCCCCGAGGACGTGCTCAAAGCCGTGCCGGGTCAGGCCAAGAGTGAAGAGTCGCTGTACGTCAGCCGTCGCCAGCAATTGCATGATGAAGTTGGCGGCTTGCAGGAACAATTGATCCAGCGCCAGCAAGAGTTGCGCGAGTTCACCTCGAAGCAGGCACAGTACCGCCAGCAACTCGGCCTGCAACGCCAGGAAATCAACATGTCTGAGCCGCTGGTGGCCCAGGGCGCGGTGTCGCCGGTGGAAGTGCTGCGGCTCAAACGTGCGGAAGTGGAAACCCGTGGTCAGCTTGATGCCACCACGCTGGCGATCCCGCGTGCCGAATCGGCGATCAAGGAAGTACAACGCAAGATCGACGAAACTCGCGGCAAATTCCGCAGCGAAGCTCTGACCCAGCTCAATGAGGCCCGCACCGACCTGAACAAGGCCCAGGCCACCGGCAAGGCGCTGGAAGACCGGGTCAGCCGTACGCTCGTCACTTCGCCGGTGCGGGGCATCGTCAACAAGATGCTGGTCAACACCATCGGCGGCGTGATTCAGCCGGGCAGCGATTTGCTGGAAATCGTGCCGCTGGACGACACCCTGCTGGTCGAAGCGAAGATCCGTCCGCAGGACATCGCGTTCCTGCATCCGGGCCAGGAAGCCACGGTGAAATTCACCGCGTATGACTACACCATCTACGGTGGCCTGAAGGCCAAGCTGGAACAGATCGGCGCCGACACCATCACCGACGAAGACAAGAAAACCACCTACTACATCATCAAGCTGCGCACTGATCGCAGTCACCTCGGCACAGATGAGAAGCCGTTGCTGATCATCCCGGGGATGGTGGCATCGGTGGACATCATCACCGGCAAGAAAACGGTGCTGAGCTACCTGCTCAAACCGATCATCCGGGCGCGGGCCGAGGCGTTGCACGAGCGCTAG
- a CDS encoding ABC transporter ATP-binding protein: MNAPLQGHAASNPIVTAQALLAVDHVSLEYRTPQRVVRATHQVSFEVDQEDRFVLLGPSGCGKSTLLKAVAGFIAPCEGEIRLQGQRVDAPGPDRIVVFQEFDQLPPWKTVKQNVMFPLLASRTLKKKEAEERALHYLEKVGLAAFADAYPHTLSGGMKARVAIARALAMQPKILLMDEPFAALDALTRRKMQEELLLLWEEVRFTLLFVTHSIEEALVVGNRILLLSPHPGRVRAEVHSHQYDLQSLGGVAFQESARRIHRLLFDEGQSPETEREHDFNDIRIAY; encoded by the coding sequence ATGAACGCCCCTTTGCAAGGCCACGCGGCCAGCAACCCGATCGTCACGGCGCAAGCGCTGCTGGCGGTCGACCATGTCAGCCTCGAATACCGCACGCCGCAGCGCGTCGTGCGGGCCACTCACCAGGTCAGTTTCGAAGTCGATCAGGAGGATCGCTTTGTGCTGCTCGGGCCGTCCGGTTGCGGTAAATCGACCTTGCTCAAAGCCGTCGCCGGGTTCATTGCGCCGTGCGAGGGCGAGATCCGTCTGCAAGGCCAGCGCGTCGATGCGCCGGGGCCGGACCGGATCGTGGTGTTTCAGGAGTTCGATCAACTGCCGCCGTGGAAAACCGTCAAACAGAACGTGATGTTTCCGCTGCTGGCTTCGCGCACGCTGAAGAAGAAGGAAGCCGAAGAGCGTGCGCTGCATTACCTGGAAAAGGTCGGTCTGGCGGCATTTGCCGATGCCTATCCGCACACTTTGTCTGGCGGCATGAAGGCTCGAGTGGCGATAGCCCGGGCGCTGGCGATGCAGCCGAAAATCCTGCTGATGGACGAACCGTTCGCCGCACTGGACGCCCTGACCCGGCGCAAGATGCAGGAGGAATTGCTGCTGCTCTGGGAGGAGGTGCGTTTTACCTTGCTGTTCGTCACTCACTCGATTGAAGAAGCGCTGGTGGTCGGCAATCGCATCCTGCTGCTGTCGCCGCATCCGGGGCGGGTGAGGGCGGAAGTGCACAGTCACCAATACGACCTGCAAAGCCTCGGCGGCGTGGCGTTCCAGGAGTCGGCGCGGCGTATTCATCGGCTGCTGTTCGATGAAGGGCAGTCGCCGGAAACCGAGCGCGAGCACGATTTCAACGACATTCGCATCGCTTATTGA